TGTCTGCatattataaataaagaaatgaaaacaTGTAGTTGATGCATTTCGGAAGATATCGCTGTTTTTGTCAGAGCTGTACTCCTTGCTATACAACTTAAAGTaacagaaaaatacatgaaGGAAATATTGATGTAAGTTGAAGTAAGTTTGTAAAAGCAATATATAGCATGAATTTGAGATTATTTCTTGGCTGTAGTCAACATACTGAGATTCACTTTGTCGTCATTGCTGGGATCTGAGGGTGCGGGTGAAGAAAGGGGGAGGGCACAGCACAGGACAGATTGGCTCAGGATGAGATAACAGAGAGGAGAGTGCTGGTAAATGGAGGATGTTAATAGGAAGAGGCAGTGAAAGACAGgcaaaccacaaaatgcacTTCAACCAATACATTCTCAGTGTACTTTTATTGAATTCATCCAAAATCAATACATCTGGATAAGATCTTAGGTTTCTCAAAATTTTTTGTTAAAGTTTGGGAATTTGAAAGACttgctgttgtatttatttactagtAGTGACCGAGCAAAATCGTGTTGTTGTTGCACTGGctcttttatttgatttttgatataGTTTTGAGTAATGCATATCTATCTAATATTACGGATTTTACAATGGTGTTTGTTCCTACGTTCATGTTCAATGCCAAGCTCTTTTGTCgcttaaaagtttttaaaagttctttttagatgaatgtgtttcaatTGTGCGTTTTGTATTTTGAACCCACCAGTGCTCAAGGTCCGGAAAGGACCCATTAAGTCCAATCACTGTGAAGGCTGCTGATTTGCTTCCTACTCACCACTGTGTAATTGTGTCTACTTAAATGACACCTTTATAACAAACACTACTCCAAATTGTGGCTTTATACAATTTATTTGCTAGTTCAAAGAAATAAACTGGTTACttataaataatttgtttttattaaaagcTTAAGTGTCAGTAAATCTGTTAGTGCTGCTGTATTGTCACTAACATTCAAGGTGGAGGTGTGTTCGTAAATAATGCCATCATTGGAAGACCACCCGAGGCTAGTCCTGTCTGAGCAGGAGCAAGAAGTATTAACTATGTATGAGAACAAAGAAGACTACGGCTGCATGTGTATAACTGTGCAAATTCAAACTTAGCAGTCCACTTGTCCCCTACAGTGATAGCAGATGTGCAATAAGCTAGCTCTACCACCAGCATGTAATCTTCACTGCAGATTTTACAAGAGAAGGGCATTTCAAGAGCAAAGAAGTCAGTGGAGAATAGATTGAACAAGGATTTTGAAGTGTACAAATATTAAgtagcgtgtgtgtgcgtgcgtgtgtgcgtggaCTCCCAGGTTCTTCAATGCATTGCCATCTTGTGTTCACTCTGGTATTAAAGTTGAGCTAGAATTGAAGGTTTAGCTTTTTCCTTATGTATCAAAACTGACTATAATTTTTCATATTGTGACACTAATCCATACTGAAATGAATATCCTCTGTCCAtatctgcagaaaaaaaacatctaaaataataaaaacagccaaTACTGCACTATACATATCCAGAGTCAGATTCTAAGCTCTCCACTTTTCACAGTGCTGTATATTGACTTGTGTTGCCTCACCTCTCTCACCTCACCTTGCTTTGTTCTGCTGCGTTGGCTTacctgcccctctcctccctctcctaccctctctcctctcctctcctctccagccGCTCCCCCTCTCCACTGCAGGCGTCCGAGAAGGAGAAGGAAAGCCCGGTGGAGCTTACAGAACGTTGCTTCAGAGAGTTACTGGGACGGGCTGCGTATGGCAACATCAAGAACGCTGTCAACCCTGTGCTCACGTGAGTCCAAccaccattttgttttatttgtatatgaatttgctcttgttttttgtctttccaTATTCAGCAGAATAAATTGGTTTGATTTTGTTGGATCCATCCGTTTAGCTGGTGTGGGGTGTTTAAACAAGGTCGATAGCAAGGTCAGAAAGGCTACTAGTAATTTTCAGAGAACATAGTAATAGTTTAAATGATGCTGTATCTTGCTTGATCTGCTAATATTAGTCACAGAATTTTGGATGTCACTGGCTGTTGACCGGAGTCAGTGCTATATTGTTCTAGAAATATCCACATTTCAATAGATTCACTACAATTTAATACCATCTTCAAAGCAATAGCTGCGTATACTACTGGGGTAGTGGTAGTACTGAATCAGCAAATATACAAGCTGAAAAGAGAAATAAGTATTCCCACTGATCATATCTCTGCAATGATATTCTAATTTGGTCAGTATGTGATTCACCACTTCTCTGTTTGACATATCTATGACATACATATAAAGATACTAACTGCATGAACTGATGAAAtcaaaagtatgattttaacctCTAACAAATCATTATTGGCATATTGGCCACCTCCTACTTTCTAAAAAAATACTTCTGCTTTGAATGTTTTGCAAACTTCTAAGAGTGTTGTTTGAATTTTCCTGTACTATTAGTGTTAGATTGCCCCTCATTCATCCATCACTGTCTGAGTTTCTATCTAGTTTGTGCTCTGGTCGtttgtctcactctgtctctgctcttacCTTTGTCGAAAGCAGAGGTACACCATTGAATAACAGCTCACAGAAACTAATGACCTTGATCCTGTTTGATTAATGCTGCATTGTGGGTCATTAGGGATGTGCATCAATATTCAGTGTactgatactcacacacacacaaaagcaggGCAGATGCATACACTTCACCAGAGTCCTTCCATACTAAACTTGAGTTATTTTGACATTCTGGTGCAGAATATTAAGAGTTAACTCAgatttttctttcctctttatAGGCACTTGGATAATCACTGTCTATGGGAGGGGAAGACATTTGCAGTGCGCTGCTTTAAAATAATCATGTACTCTATCCAGGTAAATCATACTTAACTAAGGCTAATTTTGTAAAGACATATAACTGTCCTGAAGTTAGTATAAGTTTGTAAGTGTTAGAGAATTTCCATTTCTTTGCTGTACTTAGAGCACTCACTACTAGCTCAGTCCCTGTTTTCTTAGcctacgtcatcagaggtataatactccctacaacagaagcatggccagactggactgtactAGGCTGTAAAGGGCAACACTATCACAGTGTCTTGAAGGTTCAAGTCTCCGAGTGCTAGGTCCCGTACTGacggtaaataaacttcttgtAGTAGCctgagagttgaagagaagaggcatgACGCTGGAGATCtaacaggagaagtttatttaccatcagtactgGGACCCAGCGCCTTAAAACATAAACTCTCAGAAAGTGAGTGCCCTcagtacagcacagaaatggaatTTCTCTAACAGTAAGTAAATAAGGACTGACCACTGAGATCAGCTCTCAATGTGCCACACAGATTACAAAATAGAgacaatataaaacattacacacacaatatataAATGCAGAGTAAATGTAAACAACAATACTCATGAAACAATATATGAGCCCATTCAAGTAAAATTAGCTTTTATCTTCATTTCTTCCTCAGTTCTCTTCTGAatgcaaaacacacatttttcatcCATTAATTCACTTTAGCTATGAAAGTCTTGTATTCCTACTTATTAAATTTGAtgtgtatttacttattttaactttcttttcagTCACAGCATTCACACTTGGTCATTCAGCAGCTCCTGGGTCACCTGGACGCCAACAGTAAGAACTCTGCGACGGTGCGGGCTGGGATCGTGGAGGTTCTACTGGAGGCCGCTGCCATCGCTGCTAGTGGCTCTGTGGGTGAGTggtgtcttcctctctcctctttctcttcagaggagggacaggggagagaaagacagacctCCCCagtttctcccctctctctcctctttctcctttctctctcttctctccctctcttccctctacCGTCTTGCTGTACAATCTGACTGGTCAAACAGAAGCTCAGTTTTGATGTTGCTTTTTGTCCAGGGCCCACCGTGCTGGAAGTCTTTAACACCCTTCTGAGGCAGCTGCGTCTCAGTGTGGATTATGAACTGACCGGGACATATGACGGCAGCACCAACATCGGCACCAAGATCATCAAAGCTCACGAGGAGAGGCAGCTCCAGGAGGCAGTCATTCGGACCATTGGTGACTTTGCAGTTTATATCCCATCATAAATAAGAAACCTTAGTAAATCCTTtgacagaaaatgtaaaagaaaaatgtgtccaaatacTGATATGTTGAAAAAAAACTTTGCTATTTCATGTTGTAGGGAAGACAATTAATTGCAATATcacactttattttattgtatttaattgtattttatttaaatactgtAATACACATATTTAACATGAATCTTCCAAGtgaaaataattattttgttttataaaatttATTGATAACCCTGCCCATGTTTACAGGTTCTTTTGCCAATACATTACCAACTtaccagaggtcagaggttatgCTCTTCATTTTGGGAAAGATTCCTGGACTTCACCCTACACTGCCCCCTTCTGGCTCTGGGTGAGTTCATAAGATAAAGTAAAAGAAGGTTACAAATTCTCAAAAAtctcttcaaatttaaataatatttctgtttttgttttttgttttttatttacagacCCGATGGCACTAGAATGATTCAGGTTATGTTGCTCAAGTCTTTAGTGCAGGTAAATGTTATTGCTCTTATTCATTTCTAACAACCtacacactgaaaaaaatgttaaaaataggCACAATTTTCACACTTTGTAAAAGACCAGTTCAAGCACATTTTCTGCAGTATACACTTAACTCATCACATTTGCGCGTTCTGAAAATCACTTGTCTGCACTTTTTCTAATCAGGTAACAGCAGGTTATGAGACCACCAACATGCTAACCGCTATGCCCAGCTCGTTCCTGGAGCCACTGCTGTCCCTATCTCTCACTGAGGACCCTGAGGTACGTCTGTTGGTGCTGCAAATTCTGCTTAGCCTCATCGACAGGCACGATAACAGGCCCAAGTTCTCCAATGTCAGGTAAGTTAATGGTTTGTAATGTGAATGCAAAGTTTGAGTTATTTTTCACTGTTAATTTCATTTGTGCAGTATCATCTCTGACATCTCGGTGCTCAAACTCAAAGTGGACAAGTGTTCCCGACAGGACAACTTGTTCATGAAAAAGGTATAATTACTATTAAGGTCAACTAGAcccagaattttttttatttctgtttagtcacacttaagaaaatattttgcTTCCATTGGATTTTGATTGCAATAATATTATCAAGAAAAAGGACTAGAAGAAAGGACTTCTTTTGAaagggttttgtttttggtcCAAAAACAATGCCACATCTAACAAAAAattaaccaggaataaactaaaTATCAAATTCAATCGACCCACATAGAGTACATGAGGAAGAAGCTTATCTACagaaaactggactaaactagattaTAAGCCCAATCACGATGCCATATTCAAACAGTATAATATTTTGCAGAGACATGTTGCTACATTGTGACTCATGATTGTTTGCTTGTTGCGGTGTCAGCATGGGCAGCAGCTTTACCGACACATCTACTTGGGCTGTAAAGAGCAGAGCAGCGGACGGGAGCATTACCAGACCCTCTTCACTCTGCTGGCTCTGCTTAGTGTGGAGCTGGCCAACGAGGAGGTCGTAGTGGACCTTATTCGCCTCTCACTCGCCTTACAGGTATCGACttcatttattatatattatataacatATTATTTAAGAGGTTCTAGAGTTTTATTATGTCATCATTTTAGATGGGTCCTCCATCTGAAAGGTGCCTGTATAACTGTATGGGAGACTTACTGATAtgatgaaatatccaaacttatggtCCACAATTGCTGAATTTTACTATTGTTGGAGATTGAGTCCATATTAATCCTATGTCTTAAAATTCTTTCacctgacaacaatcacatctttaaTGTTAAACATTGGCACCTCATTCTGCAGCCAATgtgaaaaaatactttcaccATAGAACtgtgacctgtcctccagcttaGTTTCAAACTATGTGCAtcgtctgtctgtatcaaatcaaatcaaatcaaactttatttatatagcactttttcatacaaaaaaaagtaacacaaagtgctttacaaagcattaaaatcagtcccacccaccaaacccacccagccacccgacagcccaacaacccaaccccaacacatcaatgatcataaccaaacaaccccccaccccaacacacactcccaccccccacctcaacacatgttaaaatacctcagtttcatttaaaatatgtttaagtgaaacaggctggataaagatgaaccagatgagagagcgccaccagaggaaccatctgcaccaggaacagggtcacccacagccacaggacaccagcccagggcccagagaagagatgaggtcaagaccaaacctccagggcccacgagccagggcccagcagccacagccaaccacagctcccggtgcagagggctcctcagaggaaacactggcaaatctaaaatgattaaaaataataaaataagtcaaacctaataaataagtcaataaataataaaataaataataaaataatcaataaataataaaataaatcaaaactaaacaagtaaataaaacataagtaaaacatgaacacactagccagcctaaataagactaaataaatagagaagtaaactaaaatgataaatactaatcaaaagctatgctaaaaagatgggtcttgagcctgcttttaaaaacctgaatgttctctgcggccctgaggtcctccggcaggctgttccatagacgggggccataaaactggaaagaggcctctccatgcgtgtgtgtcctgactttgggaatgactaggagcctgctgccggaggagcgcaggggccgcgagggttcataggataaaagcagttctgtaagataagaaggcccaagaccattaagacatttaaaaaccagtaaaagaactttaaaatcgatcctgaaacacacagggagccaatgcagggattctaataccggtgtaatgtggtcccgccccctggtcttagtcaggacacgtgctgctgaattttgtaataattgtagacctgaaatcgcctttttgggaagaccagagagcagggcattacagtagtctatacgactggtgataaaagcatgcatcagcgtctctgtgttggcccgagagagaatgggacggactctggctatgtttttcaaatggtaaaaaccaatttttgtgatgtttttaatgtgtggaataaaagtcagctcagagtcaaaaataacgcccaggtttcttacttgtgatgatggattaaaagactgtgactgtaatttgggtaaaagtttctctctctgggcctcaggaccgatgattaaaacctcagttttgtcctggttaagctggaggaagttttctgccatccaggatttgatgtctaaaatacagttaaaaagagcatccactgggctggtgtcatcaggagacatggagatgtaaagctgtgtatcatctgcatagctgtggaagctgattccatgtctcctgatgacatcaccaagagggagcatgtacaggttaaaaagtataggacctaaaatggaaccctggggcacaccacatgtgattttatgaacctgagaggagtaggtgtctaagcttaccataaatgttctgtctgtgaggtaggaagtaaaccatttgtgtacagtaccagagaggccgaccaggtgtttgagtctgtttaaaagaatagtgtggtctactgtatcaaaggcagcgcttagatccagtagaaccaacactgtcacctgtttagaatcataatttagtctaaaatcatttaaaatctttgtcaaggctgtctctgtactgtggtttactctaaaaccagactgacattcttcaagaatgttctgtgtgtttaaaaaataattaagctgggtaaaaacaagtttttctaaaattttgcttaaaaatggtaagttagacactggtctgtaattgttgaagtcattaaaatctaaattgctcttcttcagcaggggcctcaccactgcagctttaaaggcagtgggaaagacccctgtctgaagagagtagttcatcatgtttaaaagctcgtctctaaaagattcataaaatgacttgaagaaccgtgttggaatggggtcaacaagacatgtggtgggtctcactgaggagaaaacttcatcaagcctctcagcattaaccaggacaaagctgtccagtgtttcctctggtaaagacaaacaatcagatgtgttaaaaacagtggtttggttagataaaatgtcacatctgattttgtttatctttcccaTGAAGTGCTCTGCAAACCGCTCACAAAGGGAGTCAGTGGGAGGGAGTTTGGAGTTGTTAAGAACAGGGTTAGTGAGATGGTCGATAgtggagaaaagaattttggggttgtttttattgtttgtgattagtttggagaaatatgagtttctattgtttctgatggcattattatatgtttttagatgttgggtgtacatttgaaagttaattgtgattttgtttttcctccattttctttctgcccTTCTGCAGTTtcgtttaagttgttttattgattcagTTTTCCATGGTGCTGCAGGTTTGGGGGGGGCCTTGCTTAATTTAAGAGGAGCAACTGTATCTAAAGTGGATTGAAGTTTGCTGTTAAAATcatcaacaataaaatcacaggagGCAGGTAAAACAATTGGAGGAGTGTTctctaaaatttgaataaaatttgcAGCCACTTCAGGGGTAAGATGACGCTTCCTCACAGTTCTCACAGAGGTCTCCCGCTGAATAAAACCAgtgatattaaaaaacacacagaaatgatctgACACAGCCAGGtcaacaacagaggacacactcgcaGACAGGCCATGAGTGATGAccaagtccagagtgtgtcctctgttgtgagtTGGCTGTGTCACATGCTGGGTAAAATACAtgtaattaagaacatttaaaaattcccTTGCAACAGGGTCTAAAATATctacatgtaaattaaaatcaccggttaaaataatcatattgtAAGAATTATGTAGAATTGATAAAAATTCCGAAAATTCATTGATAAAAATACAGCACTTTTTTGGTGGTCTGTaaattgttactgctaaaatttgtggGTTATTAAAAACAACTGCGTGGTATTCGAAACtcttaaaattattaaataaaataggttTGGTGGCCAGAGTATAGGTTTGGTGGCCAGAGTACAGAGTTGCTCATAAGTTACTAAATGaatgacatttttttccttACAATTTTCTATTTAATATGTTTCTTAATATGATTTATGTGACTATAAACAAGACTCTCCAAGTctttgctccaaaccacatacttttactaaCAGAAGATTGGGTTAAGttatgttcagttcagttttaattttgaaagAGAAACAAAGGCCTTGACTCTCTTGAATCTCAAAACAGGCTTGTAAATGTGGAGCTTTTAATTACACCcattgtattttgtgttgtcAGACTGTAATTCAAAGCATTGCTCCCAACATCGAACATTGTAatcttgtaaatgtaaattatcTTACAATCTGGACATTGTGTACGTCTGTAccagaaaatgttttttaaattttctcaGGACCTAGCTCTGTCCAATGACGAGGGGCTGCCTGTTTATAACCGCTGTGCTGTTCATGCCCTTGTGGCCGCCTACCTCAACCTCATCTGTCAGCTCACCACTGTTCCCACTTTCTGCCAACACATACATGAGGTCAGTACATTCAGTATTTCagaataactttatttatttgaaaaatgtcaaCCATGTTTTAATCAACAGGTGATTGAGGTGAGGCAAAAGGAAAGCTCCCATCTCTTACCAGAGGACGTATTCATCGACAAGCCAAAGTATGTTTTCACATTAGACATTGGTTAATACCAGATGTACTGTTGATAGCTTCTCACTAGTCACTGTGTTTTTCAGACTGCCCTCTTCACTGGAGAAAGTGGAAGGCGATGTTTTGTTCCTTCAATCCAAAATCACTGAGGTCCTCGGAGGCAGTGGCTACAACACAGAGCGGCTGGGTACTCCTTATGTGCCGCAGTACACAGGTGAGAATGTATTTCACATGTGGTAAATCTGTTACCTAGCCAACAGAACCATACGTTTTGActaaactttacaaaaatgaatgGATCTGGAACTGTACCCCTGAGTCCAGAAGGCGTGATTGAAAGTAGGATTAACCAACAAGAGAGATATATGCTCCAtcacagtaaaaacaaacatgacagtttaggagtaaaaaaggtaaaaaattacACAGATGACTGAGAAACAatcaaagcaccaaactcttatttatcttaggtaaaaaagatatatattttgatCTGAATAGTACAAAAAATTCCGAGAAGAGACGTTGACCACATTGGGAAACGTGCTACAAATTAgtggctgtggttggaccgtcccACGGTACGACGGGGATTTTTCATGCTCAATGGTCCCATTCCAGACcctggattcaaacagaataTAGAAGGGACTTGCTGATCTCACGCAAAGAAAACAAGAATTTTTGGGTGTACTGGCATTCAGTTTCTACAATTTGGCATGGTCCCCTTAGATATAACCCTGTAAAGATCTTTTGgttattcaacacaaaataaacttaaaaatgaaCAACAATTACAATAAAATCATACCAGATTATTAGAAAAGGATCCTATAATTTTTGGAATGTTGCCCAGCCTAGCTCATACTGTACCTAACTTCTTCATTACTTCCATGATACATAAACATTTTTCTTACCACAGATGAGGACCGTCTGTCAAAGAGGAAGAGTATTGGGGAAACCATCTCACTGCAGGTTGAAGTGGAGTCTCGAAATAGTCCAGAGAAAGAAGAGGTAATTCAGAAAATGTACTTCAAACTGCACATGTATCTGTAATAGAATTTGTATATcaatatttctgttttatgcAGAGAACACCAGCAGAAGAAATCACATTTGAAACACTCAAGAATGCTATTGGTATGTACACTTaagtctgttgttttgtttctggcattattattattcatatcaaCCAGTCCAGAGTGTAAGATTGATGCAAAATGTATCAAAAACCTGTAAGTTCTGTATTAAAATTGTTTGTGTGTGGCTCCTCCTAGTGGACAGTGTTGGGATGGAAGAGCAGGAAAGGGAGCGCCGGAGGCAAGTTGTGGAGAAGTTTCAGAAAGCTCCTTTTGAAGAGATAGCGGCTCACTGCGGTGCCAGGGTATGTTATAAGTCatgttaatttattatttgtcactcttctttttatttttttaagtcattATTTGTCTTGTTGTTTTAGGCCATGATGCTGCAAAGCAAACTTAACCAGATCTTTGAGATTACAATCAGGTACACACTGTTCTCTTAGATGTTTCCATGAAAActgcataaatatttagttttgagtgAGTTCTGACATGAAGATAACTGACTGTATTTATTGTGCTCTTTTGTCTAGACCACCTCCAAGTCCATCTGGAACCATTTCATCGGGTTATGGCCAAACACAGAGTCGTTCC
This sequence is a window from Periophthalmus magnuspinnatus isolate fPerMag1 chromosome 24, fPerMag1.2.pri, whole genome shotgun sequence. Protein-coding genes within it:
- the LOC117392673 gene encoding protein EFR3 homolog B; translation: MYGVCGCCGALRPRYKRLVDNIFPEDPEDGLVKANMEKLTFYALSAPEKLDRIGAYLSERLSRDVARHRYGYVCIAMEALDQLLMACHCQSINLFVESFLKMVRKLLESDKPNLQILGTNSFVKFANIEEDTPSYHRSYDFFVSRFSEMCHSSYEDPDIRTNIRMAGIRGLQGVVRKTVNDELQANIWDPQHMDKIVPSLLFNLQSGERTESRSPSPLQASEKEKESPVELTERCFRELLGRAAYGNIKNAVNPVLTHLDNHCLWEGKTFAVRCFKIIMYSIQSQHSHLVIQQLLGHLDANSKNSATVRAGIVEVLLEAAAIAASGSVGPTVLEVFNTLLRQLRLSVDYELTGTYDGSTNIGTKIIKAHEERQLQEAVIRTIGSFANTLPTYQRSEVMLFILGKIPGLHPTLPPSGSGPDGTRMIQVMLLKSLVQVTAGYETTNMLTAMPSSFLEPLLSLSLTEDPEVRLLVLQILLSLIDRHDNRPKFSNVSIISDISVLKLKVDKCSRQDNLFMKKHGQQLYRHIYLGCKEQSSGREHYQTLFTLLALLSVELANEEVVVDLIRLSLALQDLALSNDEGLPVYNRCAVHALVAAYLNLICQLTTVPTFCQHIHEVIEVRQKESSHLLPEDVFIDKPKLPSSLEKVEGDVLFLQSKITEVLGGSGYNTERLGTPYVPQYTDEDRLSKRKSIGETISLQVEVESRNSPEKEERTPAEEITFETLKNAIVDSVGMEEQERERRRQVVEKFQKAPFEEIAAHCGARAMMLQSKLNQIFEITIRPPPSPSGTISSGYGQTQSRSIPIYEMKFPDLCVY